The Nerophis ophidion isolate RoL-2023_Sa linkage group LG20, RoL_Noph_v1.0, whole genome shotgun sequence genomic interval gctgagataggcgccagcgcccccacgaccccgaaagggaataagcggtaggaaatggatggatggaagtcaaagtagaaagatggaggtgggaagcttttagccttcagccacacaaacacacggtgtttccttgtttaaaattcccgaatgtgaagctttactatggatcagagcggtcaagcgaacatggatcccgaccaaatgtcaaccggcagttttcggtgagaaaattgtggtcttaccggagacaccagcggagcttcgtcctgctgcagcgcgtgacttccctgagagactctggcgtcaatacacccgtggccacacccctccgactttaggtactgtataatctcactaaaacaataggcagataagggaatttatccagaattatcctaggaaatgtgtctaataacatctgaatcactcactgcagtcgccttttttttttttaacatttttctttttttctctagtccttcactctaaatttcctcatccatgaatctttcatcctcgctcaaataatgggtaaattgtctctttctcggtccgaatagctctagctgctgctggctatgattataaacaatgtgaggagccctacaacccgtgacgtcacgcgcacatcgtctgctacttccggtacaggcaagacttttttattagcgaccaaaagttgcgaactttatcgtggatgttctctactaaatcctttcagcaaaaatatggcaatattgcgaaatgatcaagtatgacacatagaatggacctgctatccccgtttaaataagaacatctaattttagtaggcctttgagCTACACACaccaaatttgaaaataaatttttttagatATTAGCCGCATCGTACCATAAGCCACAGATACATACCGCTATGACATATTTTGTAAATGtcaatttacataccttaattgttttcaactGGTGCCTGTCACAAAgcgaagtcatcgtcatggacccactagctctccaatcagctaaaccgactCAATAACGACACTGCGATGTCTTTGTGGATTtacgaaacaatacaaaaataattcaattttaaaaacacagacacttgtaaatgtgttaccATTTTCGCTAAAGCTTACGAGGCTAGCGTGATTAGAATACAATAGTACGTACAAATATACATGAAATCACTCCTCCAGACATCACACATAGGACGGTTTAGTAAGCATGAATagtttgttatattgtaaaacttacaaacttcgCTTGGCGTGATAAAGACTCCGTACGTGTAACAGCACTATAGACAAATAGTAGATAACAGGATATACTTCCGGTTCATGGCACGAAAcatgaagtacattttcaaccagcaggtcttgcagtgagcaaactcatctaaaagatggcgccatagcacaaacaataacgcaccttttcagtgtctctgtcttGTATGAAAACCATTTGttcaatacaaaaatattttgaagacaactccataaattagccacaccgttttataagccgcagcaTTCAAAGCGTAAGAAAAAAGTAGAGGCGCATATgcattaattttatttatttttaattaaatgtattaaaagATAAATCCCTGTGTAGCATGAACATttaatctttttctttttaaatatttaaaaaaaaaatgttgtgtttattttatttgtacaatAGCACATATGCTCCCATGATTAATACTTTGCTTTGGGAGACAGCTTGCTGTTCAAATGCATCAAGCAAGGACCACTTCCTGTCTTTCACTTTTCGTGTAAGATACGGTGCAGCACCCAACTTCTAAGCAGCGGCAAACAAATGATAAAAAATTGTGTTACCTTTGCTGCAGCAGGTAAACTTTGGTAAAAGTACAATTGTCAGTGAGTACTTTACTTAGTTTTTGAGTCGATGGCCTCAGATTTGTTTAAATGTGAGTCGCCTGCTACATTGAAACATGTAAGCCCCGCTGTTGCCACCCGCAGAGAAGAGGCAGTACTGCAAGACTTAAATATTTACTGCTATAAAAGCtgtaaataaagatgtattcaaatgACAAACATCTGCTGTTTGATCCACAGAAAAAGCTGAAACACCTGAAAAGTTTGGACCTGTTCAACTGTGAAGTCACCAACCTGAACGACTACAAGGACAGCGTCTTCAAACTCCTCCCCCAGCTCACGTACCTGGACGGCTATGACAACGAGGACAAGGAGGCCTCCGACTCTGACGGAGAGGTGGACGGAGACGGCGTGGATGACGATGACGACGAAGGTAGGGCGACCGAGACTCTGGAGAAGAGACAATCGTCACCAGAATGCGTCCACAAAATGTGTCTACTTGACTCACAGATGAGGAAGACGAGGACGGAGAGGAGGAGGACTTTGACGAGGAAGACGACGacgaggaggacgaggaggaggtaGAGGGAGACGAGGACGACGATGAGGTCAGCGGAGAGGATGAGGTGAAGCATAGGAGGAGGAGGACACTGCATTTGCTGTGGCGTCtaattagatttatttattttttactcaccTGAAGGAGGAAGACTACGGACCGGACGGGGAAGTTGATGACGAGGAGGAAGATGAGGAGGAAGACGAAGGTAATAAAGAAGGGCTGATGTGTGGAAACTTGTCCTGATGTCTTGGTCTTCTTCTCCATTAGTCAAGATTAAAATGTGTTACTGACACCTGCAGGATTTTAATGGAACTGCACAGGAGGAACACTCAAAAGTTTTGAGGTTTCTGCTGGTACAGTTTAAATGTTTGTGGGTGGTATAGatcggttgatagagcggccgtgcaatCAACTTgaaggggttgcaggttcgatccccgcttccgccatcctagtccctgccgttgtgtccttgggcaagaccctttacccacctgctcccagtgccacccacactgctttaaatgtaacttagatattgggtttcactatgtaaagcactttgagtcactagagaaaaagcgctgtataaataaaattcacttcaaataagttaccatccatccatttcctaccgcttgtcccttacaaaTACTTTAGATCAGATATTTAGCCTGTAACATCGTGTAAATTATTCTTTGCATGCCTTTCCTGCACCAATACaccaataataatacaaacatttCTGCATCATTTTTAGCAGAGGCCGATGCCCACAAAGGCGAAAAGAGAAAGCGAGACCCAGATGACGAAGAAGACGAAGAGGACGACGATGACGATGAAGAAGATGATTAGAAGCGAAATGAGAGCCGACCGACCTCCTCTTCATCCACCCGCACCCCCCCACAAACCCGAACATCCACCCCTCCTACAATTTGCAACCCCCACCACCCGCCTCTTCCCCTTCCCAAGCTCTGAGCTCTGTTTTTGGGGCAAGACTGTACTGGATGGGTGGGGTCGTGTGGAACAACCACCGTCCTCCCCTTAAAacccacttctttttttttttccctcctcaccATCTTTTTCGAACTGAGTTACAAGCCCCCCCTCGCCCCTAACAGCCCCAAGGTTCTCAGGCAGCCCACCACTTAGCATTCCACATTTTCACTGTCAAATCCCGCGTTATGTATTCCGTGTGAGGACTTTGGGACTGTTCTAGTTTTGGGTCTGTGCTTTTTCCTGAATTTGTTGGCGGAAATTTCTCATTTTGTCGTCGCTGTTTggtttaaaggtttttttttttgtattattttgtctgttttccgTTTACTCCCCACCCCCAATCCACCCTACCCCCAATAAAATTATTGCTATAGCAGCTGTGCAACCAGTGAGCCATACTTTTTTTGTTTCGGTGTGGCCACCTGTTGCACAAATCCAAGGTTGTAGCTACATTTTTACTTTCTGTATGACAATAAAACAAGtttgtaaataaaatgttaacatttagtgCGTTTTTTTACCCCCATCCTCTGTTGTTTTGaaaacctactgaaagccactactacagaccacgcagtctgatagtttgtaaatcaatgatgaaatcttaacattgcaacacatgcaaatacggccgggttattttactaaattgcaattttaaatttcgcgcaaaatatccggttgaaaacgtcgccgtatgacgtcacgcattgtagcggacattttgatccagcaccgatcccagctataagtcgtctgctttaactgcataattccacagtattctggacatctgtgttgctgaatctttttcaatttgttcaattaataatggagacgtcaaagaggaaagatgtaggtgggaagcggtgaatgcggctgcctttagcaacacaaacacagccgttgtttccttgtttacattcctgaaagctgacggtgaagttttactatggaacagagtggtcaagcaaacatggttctctaccacatgtcaaccggcaggtttcggtgagaaaatggtggtattaagtagTCTCTTACTGTAGTTACGAGCGGAGAGCCTGCGTCTTGCCTCCTCCAACCGGCCGCCTGCATGCCATTGATTATCCATATACACATCTTATTTTGTTGAAGGGAGATGTATTGTTTACGGCTGAAACCTTTATTGTGAAAGTATCCTTACTGCTGTAACAGGATGTTGCGCTTCACGAACCGGAAGTGCGGGTAAGAATTGCCGGTGTTTGACTAAGAGGTAAAATAAACAGAGCTCCCGGGCTAAACTGAGAATTAAGAGTTTCCTATCTTCAGTAATAATCCAGATTAGTCTATAATACTTCTCATATATAGCTAATAACAacaccgaccacatgtcaaccggcaggtttcggtgagaaaattgtggtaataagtgggctcttaccgtagacatgagcggagcttgcgtcgttcctcatgtaaaaagaggcagctgcgactctcttgcctcccccgtggcttccctcagagacactggcggtcaccacacccgtggccacacccctccgactttaaggtacgaccatataatctcactaaaacactagtaacacaataagcagataagggattttccagaattatcctagtaaatgtgtctaataacatctgaatcgctcccactgccctcgtcttttttttcttcttatagTCCTTCCctctcctcatccacgaatctttcatcctcgctcaaattaatggggaaattgtctccttctcggtccgaattgctctagctgctggtggccatgattataaacaatgtgcggatgtgaggagctctacaacccgtgacgtcacgcgcacatagtctgctacttccggtacaggcaaggcttttttattagcgaccaaaagttgcgaactttatcgtggatgttctctactaaatcctttcagcaaaaatatggcaatatcgcgaaatgatcaagtatgacacatagaatggaactgctatccccgtttaaataagaacatctcatttcaataggccttaaccccctactagccaccacgcagtctgatagtttatatatcaatgatgaaatattaacattgcaacacatgccaatacggccgctttagtttacttaaatacaatttaaaatttcccgcaatttctttttgaaaacgttgcggagtgatgacgcgtgtttgtgatgtctcgggttgtagcggatatattagcccagcaccacttagggctaaatgtcgtctcttttcatcgcataatcacacagtaatttggacatctgtgttgctgattcttttgcaatttgttcaaataataatggagacgtcaaagaaaaatgctgttggtggaaagcggtggtttgcagctgcctttaacacCGAAATACagcaggtgtttctttgtttgttgtgaagctttaacacaaagcggtgaagcaaacatgtttctctaagtcaacaagcaagtttttggatgggaaaattgtgacattaagtcggctcttaccgtagacatgagtggattatgcgacctcctcctgtagctgtcaaaaaggcatctgttatcttggctcctccatggcttccatcagagacactggcggtcaccacacccctccgactttcaggtatgactttataacctcactaaaacactagtaacacaataagatgataagggatttttcagaattatcctagtaaatgtgtctaataacatctgaatcgctcacactgccgtcgcctggagccgtggccttttcttttttttagtgcttcactctaactttcctcatccacgaatctctcatcctcgctcaaattaatggggaaattgtcgctttctcggtccaaatcactctcgctgctggtttccatgattgtaaacaatgtgaggatgtaagcagctccacaacccgtgacgtcacgcgcacattgtctgctacttccgatacaggcaaggcttttttttattagcgaccaaaagttgaactttattgttgatgttctctactaaatcttttcagcaaaaatatggcaatgtcgcgaaatgatcaagtatgacacatagaatggacctgctatcccagttttaaaatttcagtaggcctttaaaggagagAACCATGCAACTGCAAAAAGAAACTAGTCTGATTATGAGTAAGCATGtatgccgtgtggcgggtctctcccttagagatagggtgagagctctgtcatccgggaggaactcaaagtaaagccgctgttcctccacatggagaggagccagatgaggtggttctggcatctggtcaggatgccaccctaacgcctccctagggaggtgtttagggtacgtccaaccggtaggaggccatggggaagacccaggacac includes:
- the anp32b gene encoding acidic leucine-rich nuclear phosphoprotein 32 family member B isoform X3: MVFIQERIQLERRNRAPSEVHALVLDNCRTDDGNIEGLTDEFVNLTFLSLINVGITSISKIPKLEKLKKLELSDNRISGGLEVLALKLPNLTHLNLSGNTLKEISTLEPLKKLKHLKSLDLFNCEVTNLNDYKDSVFKLLPQLTYLDGYDNEDKEASDSDGEVDGDGVDDDDDEDEEDEDGEEEDFDEEDDDEEDEEEVEGDEDDDEEEDYGPDGEVDDEEEDEEEDEAEADAHKGEKRKRDPDDEEDEEDDDDDEEDD
- the anp32b gene encoding acidic leucine-rich nuclear phosphoprotein 32 family member B isoform X2 — protein: MVFIQERIQLERRNRAPSEVHALVLDNCRTDDGNIEGLTDEFVNLTFLSLINVGITSISKIPKLEKLKKLELSDNRISGGLEVLALKLPNLTHLNLSGNTLKEISTLEPLKKLKHLKSLDLFNCEVTNLNDYKDSVFKLLPQLTYLDGYDNEDKEASDSDGEVDGDGVDDDDDEDEEDEDGEEEDFDEEDDDEEDEEEVEGDEDDDEVSGEDEEEDYGPDGEVDDEEEDEEEDEEADAHKGEKRKRDPDDEEDEEDDDDDEEDD
- the anp32b gene encoding acidic leucine-rich nuclear phosphoprotein 32 family member B isoform X1, whose product is MVFIQERIQLERRNRAPSEVHALVLDNCRTDDGNIEGLTDEFVNLTFLSLINVGITSISKIPKLEKLKKLELSDNRISGGLEVLALKLPNLTHLNLSGNTLKEISTLEPLKKLKHLKSLDLFNCEVTNLNDYKDSVFKLLPQLTYLDGYDNEDKEASDSDGEVDGDGVDDDDDEDEEDEDGEEEDFDEEDDDEEDEEEVEGDEDDDEVSGEDEEEDYGPDGEVDDEEEDEEEDEAEADAHKGEKRKRDPDDEEDEEDDDDDEEDD
- the anp32b gene encoding acidic leucine-rich nuclear phosphoprotein 32 family member B isoform X4, producing the protein MVFIQERIQLERRNRAPSEVHALVLDNCRTDDGNIEGLTDEFVNLTFLSLINVGITSISKIPKLEKLKKLELSDNRISGGLEVLALKLPNLTHLNLSGNTLKEISTLEPLKKLKHLKSLDLFNCEVTNLNDYKDSVFKLLPQLTYLDGYDNEDKEASDSDGEVDGDGVDDDDDEDEEDEDGEEEDFDEEDDDEEDEEEVEGDEDDDEEEDYGPDGEVDDEEEDEEEDEEADAHKGEKRKRDPDDEEDEEDDDDDEEDD